A part of Longimicrobiaceae bacterium genomic DNA contains:
- a CDS encoding isoprenylcysteine carboxylmethyltransferase family protein gives RGRGTLAPWDPPRRLVITGVYRHVRNPMISGVILILAGESLAFSSAALGTWTAVVLIVNAVYIPVVEEPGLARRFGEEYEAYRAHVPRWVPRLRPWNPTASRG, from the coding sequence CGCGGCAGGGGCACGCTCGCGCCCTGGGACCCTCCGCGGCGGCTGGTGATCACGGGCGTGTACCGGCATGTTCGCAACCCGATGATCAGCGGCGTCATTCTAATTCTGGCGGGCGAGTCGCTCGCCTTTTCCTCTGCCGCCCTGGGGACGTGGACGGCAGTAGTGCTCATTGTCAACGCCGTGTACATCCCGGTGGTCGAGGAGCCTGGACTTGCCCGCCGGTTCGGGGAGGAGTACGAAGCATACAGAGCGCATGTGCCGCGCTGGGTGCCGAGGCTGAGGCCGTGGAATCCCACCGCGTCTCGGGGTTAG